From Neisseria cinerea:
GAGAGGTATTTTGCAAAGGTCTCCATATATTTGCCAAACAGGGAGCACCATCATGAAAACAACCGTGCAAAAATCCGCCCTCGTAACCGCCCTGCTCCTCCTCACCGCCTGCGCCGGCGGCCCGGGCGGAAGCTCGATCAGCCTCGGCATCGGCGGTTTCGGCAGCCATATCGGCTTGGGAACCTCCGTCAATATTCCGATAGGCAGCCGCACACCTGCCGCAGACACAGGCGGCATCAACGTTACCGGAGAACAAATCATCACCCATTTTGCCGCAGACGGCACCGCTTCCGAACAAGCCGTCAAAGGCAGCAGCTACCATAGGCTGCTCAACGTACTCGGCGGCGGCAATTATTTGGTACAAGATTTTTACGGCGACGGGCAAAAACGTACAGATCCGATGATACTGCCCAAAAAAGCCCTGTTCTCCGCCGATGCGCACCCCACAGACAGCGCATACACGGTTTACGACCGCAACGGCAATCCGATACGCCGACAGGTTTACCGCAACAACCGGCTTATCGGCAACTGACCGCGATACCGGCCAAACCTCGAGAAAGGCCGTCTGAAATCATGTTTCAGACGGCTTTTTTATATCGTTTCAAGCAAAGATGAATCAGAATTTGCTTTTGATATCGTTAATCAGGTTTTCAGCTTTTTCTTTCGCATCGTCAATCAAATGCTCGGCTTCTTCTTTACCTTTTTTCAGTACATCGCCGGCTTTTTCCTCAATGTCGGCAGCAACTTCTTTCACCTTGCCGATTCCTTGCTGAACAACGCCTTCTGCTTGAAGTTTGGAATCGTTTAATAATTCTCCCGCAGTTTCTTTCACTTTACCGCTGATTTGGTCTAATTTTCCACTCATGACCTTTTTCCTTAATTTCATATTGATCGAAGCGCCACTATATCCTAACCGTTATCCAATAGCAATCTTAAATAGAATACCGCCTGAAAACCTGCTTTCAGACGGCCTCCACTTCTCAAGTTCAACGTTGCATTTCCTTGGCTAAAACCAACATACCTGATGTTTACAGGATACCGCCTTCCCGATTGTATTCAATCATGTCGTTTACCGCTTGGGCGAGTCATGCCCAGCAATCGGGGAATTCTTGACGCTGCTCCCAGCCGGGGCTGGCGAAGTTCGGGCGGTCTTTGCCACGTCTCACTCAATCTTCACCCGCTTCAACCTCAACGCATTGCTCAACACCGAAACCGAGCTTGCCGCCATTGCCGCGCCTGCGATGACGGGGTTTAAAAAGCCAAGTGCAGCGAGCGGAATGCCCAAGATATTGTAGAAGAAGGCGAAAAACAGGTTTTGCTTGATGTTTTTCAAAGTCACCTGCGATACCAACAGGGCATCGGCTAGTTGGTTGACCGAATGCTGCATCAGCGTGGCGGATGCGGTGTGTTCGGCAACGTCTGCGCCGCCTTTCATGGCGAAGCTAACGTTGGCGGCGGCTAGTGCGGGCGCGTCGTTGATGCCATCGCCGACCATTGCAACGGTTTTACCGGCAGCTTTGAGTTTCTGCACTTCGGCGGCTTTGTCACGCGGACTCATGTTGCCGAAGGCGTGTGCGATGCCCAGTTGTTTGGCGACGTATTCGACCGTGCCTTGGTTGTCTCCGCTCATGATGTAAACGTCGATGCCGTGTTTTTTCAGACGGCCTATGGCTTCGGCGGTATCGGCTTTCAACGCGTCGGCAAGTGCAAATGCGCCAATTGGTTTGTTATCGACTGAGACTGCAACAATGCTTGCAATATCCCAAACGCCGTCTGAAAACTTCGGCAAGGTCAGTTCGGCAAAATCAAGTTTGCCCGCTTTCACTAAGCCAACGCCTTCGACTTCGGCGGTAATGCCTGCGCCGACAACGGTTTGTGCGTTTTGTGCGGCGGGGATGTCCAAGCCGCGCGCTTGGGCGGCGGAGACGATGGCGCGGGCAAGCGGATGGGCGGCGTTTTGTTCGACGGCGGCGGCAATGAGGTACAAATCGTCTTCGTCAAAGCCGCTGTCGGGAACGCAATAAACGGCAGCAACCTGCGGCCTGCCTTCGGTCAGCGTGCCAGTTTTGTCCAACACGACGGCATCGACATGGGCGGCTTCTTCCATCGCCGCCGCGTCTTTAAACCAAATGCCGTGTTTCACCGCTTTACCCATGCCGACCATAATCGCGGCGGGCGTCGCCAGGCCGAGCGCACACGGGCAGGCAATCACCAAAACGGCAACGGCGTGCATCAGCGCAACCGTCCAATCGCCTTTAATCAGCCAAGTAACAATAAAAGTCAAAAGCGCGATGCCCACAACAGTTGGCACGAATACCGCCGCCGCTTTATCGGCTACGCGCGCAATCGGTGCTTTACTACCTTGTGCTTCAGAGAGCGCATTCATCATGTCGCCGAGTAGGGTTTGGCTGCCGAGCTGCGTAGCGCGGTACACCACGCTGCCTTCGGTCATCAGCGCACCGGCCAACACTTTGCCGCCCGCCTTTTTCTCTTCAGGATTGGATTCGCCGGTGAGATGGCTCTCGTCTGCCCAACCGCTGCCGCTTTCAATAATGCCGTCGGCGGCAATGCGTTCGCCGTGATTGGCGCGGATAAGGTCGCCGATTTGTACTTGGTCGATGGGAAGCTGTTTCCATTCGCCGTTGCGTTGCACGTTGACTTGGGTCGGCGTGAGTTTGAGCAGCAAGCCCAAGCTGTTCAGGCTGGATTTTTTGGTGCGGTGTTCCAAAAATTTACCCAGCGACACAAAACCAATCACCATCACGCCTGCTTCAAAATACACATGCGCCATGCCGTGAGCCGCGTGCGGGCTGAAAAACAGCATATAAACGGAATACAGATAAATCGACACCGTGCCGATGGTAACGAGCACGTCCATATTCGCCAGTCCGCCCTTGATGCTTGCCCACGCGCTTTTGTAAAACGGGATGGCCAGCCAAAGTTGCACTATGCTTGCCAGTACAAATTGCCATACAGGCGGAATCATCCAATCGTGCCGCCCGATCATCATGCCTGCCATGCCGATAAGGAACGGGATGTTTATGGCGAACAGCAGCCACAACCGCCAGCCGATATGGTGTTCTGCTTCGGGTTGCGGCAATGTATCTTCCATTTTTTCCTTCGCGCCGTAACCAGTTTTCTCAATGATTTTGGCGATGTCGCTGGCGGAGATTTGGCTGTCGTCAAACGTAACCTGCGCCTCCTCGCTGGCGAAGTTCACCCCCGCCGATTCGACAAAATCTTTTTTGTTCAACACTTTTTCAATACGCGAAGCGCAGGCCTGACAGGTCATGCCTTCGATTTGGAAACGGACTTTTTGTTGCATGGTTTCATCCTCCTGAATGTGGTTGGGCTACCTGAAAAAGCGGAGCGGGGTTTTCAGGTAGCCTTTGGGGTGTTGCAGTCGATTTGTTGCGATTCGATTTACAAAGCCGCATCAAAGCCGCCGTCTTCCACCGCTTCTATCAGCGCGGCGGGGTTGGTTTGGGCGGGGTCGAATTCCACGACGGCGTTCTTGTTTTCCAGGCTTACTTCGGCCTTGTCCACGCCGTTTACACCTTCGAGGATGCTGGTAACGCTTTTCACGCAGCCGCCGCAGGTCATGCCTTCGATGTTTAATGTGATGGTTTGCATAGGATTTCCTTTCTGTTGGAATGAGGCTGAGGTTTTAAAGCCCGTTGCAGCCAAAGCTTTCAGGTAGCCTGAAATGATGGGTCTGCTCTTGCTTTTCCGCTAAGTGCCGCCACTATAAAGCTTTACCCGAAGTAAAGGTCAAGCATCATGATGAACATCAGCCAGGCCGCGGCCGAGAGCGGCCTTTCCGCCAAACAAATCCGCGACTACGAAAAGCACGGCCTAATCGCCCCAGCCGCGCGCAGCGAAGCGGGCTACCGCCGCTACGGACAGGCCGACCTTGTCCGGCTGCGCTTTATCCGCCATGCGCGGGAAGTGGGCTTTTCGCTGCCGCAGATCGGGCAGCTTTTGAGCCTGCAACACAACCCGCAGCGCACCAGCTGCGAAGTGAAAACGCTCACCGCGCGGCACATCGCCGAGCTGGAAGCCAAAATCGAACGCTTACAGAGCATGGTGGCCGAGCTGCAACGTTGGCACGATGCCTGCGCGGGAGACGACTGCCCGGATTGTGCGATTTTGGCCGGGCTGGAGGAGCGTTAGGCGGCTTGGGCAGAATAGAAACAGGCTACCTGAAAAGTTTCAGGTAGCCTTAGTCGGCCGCTAACGGTTTGGTATAGGCCTCGTCGTAATACGGCAGCCACTTGCCGCCGCTTTGCTTCAGATATGCGCGAAAACTTTTGTTTACCCGTGTGGCGGTGTAATCCAAATACGGTACACCGCCTTGGGTAACGTACAGCGCATCCGGCGGGTCGAAAAGATAGAGCTCGTATTCCCGGCTGTGCCGTTTATGCCGCTCGGCGAGGCGGCGGCAGGATTGCTGCATGATGTTGTCGATATCGTTTAGCTGCGTGAGGATATCCAACAACAGCGGCGGCAGCGTGTTGTTTTTCACCAAGGCGGCAGGCATATCAAACGCAAATTCGCCGTTATCCTGCGGGATGGTTATGCTCATGCCGCGATGGCCGATATCATCAATCGGCTGCCAGCGGGCAGAAGCCAGCCATGCCGGCCAATCGGCTGCTTGAAAACGGTTTAGCGGGAAGTCTCGGTTTAAATAGTGCTTGCGAAAAAAACAGCATGATGGCGGCACTGGCTAGGCTTACAAAGCTGAAGTTGGCATGATAGCAAAGGCAATGGCAAACAGGACTGTATTCATAGATTTGTTTATCAAAAGATTTTTGAAGAACTGTGAAATGCCTTGACAAGTAGAGACCTTTGCAAAATCCCCCCAAAATCCCCTAAATTACCACCCGGACATTTAGGGGATTTCTCATGAGCACCTTCTTCCGGCAAACCGCACAAGCCATGATCGCCAAACACATCGACCGCTTCCCACTATTGAAGTTGGACCAGGTGATTGATTGGCAACCGATCGAGCAATACCTGAACCGTCAAAGAACCCGTTACCTTAGAGACCACCGCGGCCGTCCCGCCTATCCACTGTTGTCCATGTTCAAAGCCGTCCTGCTCGGACAATGGCACAGCCTCTCCGATCCCGAACTCGAACACAGCCTCATCACCCGCATCGATTTCAACCTGTTTTGCCGTTTTGACGAACTGAGTATCCCCGATTACAGCACTTTATGCCGCTACCGCAACTGGCTGGCGCAAGACGACACCCTGTCCGAACTGCTGGAACTGATCAACCGCCAACTGACCGAAAAAAACCTAAAAGTAGAGAAAGCATCCGCCGCCGTCGTTGACGCCACCATTATTCAGACCGCCGACAGCGAACAGCGTCAGGCCATAGAAGTCGATGAAGAAGGACAAGTCAGTGGTCAAACCCAAACCACACCGAGTAAAGACAGCGATGCCCGCTGGACAAAGAAAAACGGCCTCTACAAACTCAGTTACAAACAACATACCCGTACCGATGAGGAAGACTATATCGAGAAACTGTACATCACTCCCGCCAATATACCGGTTTTCTCATTAACTAACAGGGAAAAGCGTTCTCCATTTGAAAACAGGATTGTTTCTAGTCTATACATATCTACTAAATTTACAGAGTTAATATATATAAATACTAACAAAGAAGATAACAAAAGCCAAAATATGTGTAAAAAAAGAGAAACCTTGCTATATAAGGTTTCTCTGGGTTTTAATGATTTATTTTTTAAAAAATTCAAGTATATAGAATTCAGAACGGGATATCGTCGTCAATATCCTCAACCGGTATAGCATGGGCTGCGGGAGCCGGTTGGCGGCGCGGCGCGGCAGGTGTTTCTTCGTGTGTTTCTTGGGGATAAGACGGGGCAGCAGGAGAAGCTTGCTGCCTTTGCGGTGCAGGACGTTGATAACCCTCTTGATTCTGACCGTAAGCTTCGTCATAAGGCACACCGCCGCTGTTTTCATTTCGACTGCCAAGCATCTTCATTTCACTGGCAATAATATCGTAGGCAGTACGTTCGATACCGTCTTTACCTTGATATTTCCGGCTTTGGATCCGCCCTTCCAAATAAACCAGCCCGCCTTTTTTGAGGTATTGTCCGGCAATTTCGGCCAATTTGCGGTACATGGTAATGTTGTGCCACTCAGTACGCTCTACACGTTGGCCGTTGCGGTCGTTCCATGTTTCACTAGTAGCAACTGAAAAATTGCAGACGGCTTCGCCGTTGGGCATATAGCGCACTTCGGGATCGCGTCCGAGACGGCCGATAAGGATAACTTTATTTAATGACATTTTAAACTCCTATAATGATGTCTTCAGCGGCAGCCTGATCGAAACCCTTCTGCAACACTTTGATATAAACAGTTTGCCTGTCGAAACTGAAACTGATGTCTTCCACGCCCTCAAGCTCCGACAAGGCACGGTATAACCCTTCCTGATTGCCCTGCCATACGCTGCCGACAGGATAGCTGAGGTTTTTGACAGGTTTGGGGGCAGGAGACAAAACGGCAAGAACCAGCCATAGCAGCATCAATGTACTGCAAAAGGCAAACACGCCGACAAAGCCGTATTTTTGGAACAACAATCCGCCTGCCGCACCGCCGGCAAACAGTCCGACCGACTGCATCGTGTTGTACACACCCATCGCCGTACCTTTCAAATCGGACGGTGCAATTTTGGAAACCATAGACGGCAAACTGGCCTCCAACACATTAAAACCGATAAAATAAACAATCAGATATACAGTAATCAGCCAAACAGAATGCATGCCGGACAAAAGACCTATCTGTGCCGCCGCAATACAGACGATACCCAAGATAAAAACCTGCTTGAGCCTGTTGCGTGTTTCACCGATGATAATCAGCGGAACCATTACCACCAAACCGGCAACGGTAGAAGGAAGATATACTTTCCAATGCTGTATTTTTTCCAAGCCAAGCTGCGTCATGGCGAAAGGAAGGGCGGTAAACAATGCCATTTGCGCGGCATGCAGGGCAAAAATACCGAAATCGAGGTTAAGCAGTTGGCGGTTTTTCAAAACTTCGCCTATACGTGCAGGCTGGGCCTGCGTATCTTCGTGCAGCTTGGAAACCTCCGGGTCGGGAGTCATAAACGCCACCACGCCGATACTGGCAACGGTCAAAATACCGGTCAGCAAGAACAAGCCGCGTACGCCGACCACATCGGCAATCATCGGGGCAACCACCAGGCTGACCGAAAAAGTCAAACCGATACTCAAACCTATCATTGCCATCGCGCGGGTACGTACACCGTCGCGCGTCAAATCCGCCAGCAGCGCGGTAACTGCCGCACTGACCGCTCCCGCACCCTGTATGGCACGGGCGGCAACCAATAAGGGCAATGTATCAGCGGCGGCGGCAAGGAAGCTGCCCACTGCAAAGACGACCAGTCCTGCATAAATGGTTTTCTTGCGTCCGAATTTGTCGGAAGCAATACCCAAAGGCAGCTGCAACAGCGCCTGCGTCAGACCGTAAATACCCATTGCCAGCCCGACCAGCGTTTTATTGTCTTCCGCGCCGGGCAGCGAAGCGGCATACATCGCCAAAACAGGCAGTACAAGGAACATACCCAGCATACGCAATGCGTACACGCCGGAAAGCGTAGTGCTTGCGCGCCATTCGTGCGGAAACATTTGAATTCGGTTATCTCTTGCCATAATACTTTTTCAGACGGCATCAGCTGCTGCTGTGCCGTCTGAATTTCCAATAAACAGATTTCAGATTATACAGGATTCGCTACGTTTCGGTTGCAGCCCGGATTCAAAATCAGTGCCACTGCCAGCGGTTGCGCCATGCACCCAAAACGGCATTCGGATACTTATTGCTGCCGAGGCTGCCGTTAAAACGGGCAAGTGCGCGGACGATGTTGCCTTTTTCAAGGTTCTGGTAATGGCGCAGAATCGTGCAGCCGTAACGTAGGTTGGTACGGATGTCGAACAGGTTGTGCGCCGGTTTGCCGATGTAGTTTTTCCAAAACGGCATAACCTGCATCAGGCCGCGCGCACCGACTCCGCTGATTGCATACTGGCGGAACGCGCTTTCCACCTCAATCAGCCCCAACACAATCTGCGTATCCAAACCGGCCCGGCTGCTTTCATACTGGATATTGACCAGCAGCCTGCGCCGCTCCTCCTCGTCGGGGACAAACCTTGCCAATCGCGCAGACATCGCGGACAACCAACGTTCGCCCTCTTTCGGATTGTCGAACACCAGCCTCGGCGGATTTATGCTGCCGACAGAGCTCCTCATCACGGAAGCCACATCGTCGGCAAGCGTTTCTTCACGTTGCGCGCCGGCTTGTGCCAGCGGGCTGAGCAACAGCGCGCCGGCCGCACACAACAGACGGCGTCGGTACGTGTTGACGGATAAATTATCGGTCGTTTTGTTCATAATATCTGGATGGCTACGCGCCCGAATGTTTCAGACGGCATTCAATATTCAGGTTTCCATATCCGAAACGCACATAAGGCAACCCTATGCGCTGTTTCGTCCGCAAAGAAACCATCCCTCGCGGAAAGCACCGATTCTACCGCCATGAAGAATGCTTGTCCAAGCATGCTGAATACCTTACATCGGGAGAATCCGGGTAAAACATCTGTGAGCGTAATCAAAAACAACCTCATCATTTATTGTCAACGCCCATACCGGCAGAGTAACATTGCATTTTCCCCACCGGTATCCACCACATGACTACCACCCCCGCAAACATCCTCGCCTCCGTCGATTTGGGTTCCAACAGTTTCCGCCTCCAGGTTTGCGAAAACAACAACGGACAATTAAAAGTCATTGATTCCTTCAAACAGATGGTCCGTTTTGCCGCCGGTCTGGACGAACAGAAAAACCTCAGCGCATCCTCACAGGAACAGGCTTTAGACTGCCTGGCAAAATTCGGCGAACGACTGCGCGGCTTCCGCCCTGAACAGGTACGCGCCGTAGCAACCAATACATTCCGCGTTGCCAAAAACATCGCAGATTTCCTTCCCAAGGCCGAAGCGGCACTGGGTTTCCCCATAGAAATCATCGCCGGGCGCGAAGAGGCCCGGCTGATTTATACCGGCGTCGTCCACACCCTTCCCCCGGAAGGCGGCAAAATGCTGGTTATCGACATCGGCGGCGGCTCGACAGAATTCATTATCGGTTCAACCCTGCGCCCCGACATTACCGAAAGCCTGCCTTTAGGCTGCGTTACCTACAGCCTGCGCTTCTTCCAAAACAAAATCACCGCCAAAGACTTCCAATCTGCCATTTCTGCCGCCCGTAACGAAATCCAACGCATCAGCAAAAACATGAAGCGCGAAGGTTGGGATTTCGCCGTCGGAACTTCGGGTTCAGCAAAATCCATCCGCGACGTCCTTTCAGCCGAATTGCCGCAAGAGGCAGACATTACCTATAAAGGCATGTGCGCCCTTGCCGAACGCATCGTCGAAGCCGGCTCGGTCAAAAAGGCCAAATTTGAAAACCTGAAACCGGAACGCATCGAAGTCTTTGCCGGCGGGCTTGCCGTGATGATGGCGGCATTTGAAGAATTGGAACTCGATAAAATGACCGTAACCGAAGCCGCACTGCGGGACGGTGTGTTCTACGACCTGATAGGCCGTGCGCTGAACGAAGACATGCGCGAACAGACGGTTTCGGAGTTCCAACACCGCTATCACGTCAGCCTCAATCAGGCAAAACGCGTTGCCGATACCGCACAAACCTTTATGGACAGCCTCTGCCACGTCAAAAACGTTACCGTTCAAGAGCTTGCCCTTTGGAAACAATATCTCGGACGGGCCGCGCGCCTGCACGAAATCGGTTTGGACATCGCCCACACGGGATATCACAAACATTCCGCCTACATCCTGGAAAACGCCGATATGCCGGGTTTCTCACGTAAAGAACAGACCATACTCGCCCAACTGGTCATCGGTCATCGCGGCGATATGAAAAAAATGGGCGGCATTATCGGCACCAACGAAATGTTGTGGTATGCCGTTTTGTCCCTGCGCCTTGCCGCCCTGTTCTGCCGTTCGCGTCAAGACCTGTCTTTCCCGAAAAACATGCAGTTGCGCACGGATACGGAAAGCCACGGCTTCATCCTGCGTATTGACAGTGAATGGCTGGAACGCCACCCCCTGATTGCCGATGCATTGGAATATGAAAGCGTCCAATGGCAAAAAGTCAATATGCCGTTTAAAGTTGAAGCCGTCTGACCTTTACAAACCAAATGCCGTCTGAATGATGTTCAGACGGCATTTCCCTATCCACAACACCCAAAAAACCGACTGCCTTGTATCTATGACGGCAGACGGGTCGATTTGCAACTCCAAGCAAAAACCTGCTTATATGCGCGGCAAATTCAGCCAACCCGGATAAGAACAAGCAAGTCTTTCCATAACCCGCGTACATGGTGCAGACCATCCCGTCAAGGCGGAGCCGGACTCAGGACATAGATAAAGCGGCAACCGGATGGCTGCCGCTTTTTTAAACAGTCAAAAAATTATTTAGCAGCGTCTTTCATTTTGTCTGCTGCTTCTTGAGTTGCATCAGCAGCTTTGTTCAAAGTATCTTTAGCTGCTTCAGTTACAGCTTCTTTGGTTTCGGTCACAGCTTGATCGGCACTTTCTTTTGCATCAGCTGCAGCATCTTTGATTTTATCTTTCGCTTCTTGAGTAGCAGAAGCAGCAGACTCAGCGACAGAAGCCGCGGTATCTTTAACATCGGACTGAACGGCTTGAGCCGCTTCCTTAGTCTCTTCTTTAGCCTCTTGTGAGCATGCCGCCAGAGCAGCCGCCATCATTGCAGCAATCAGTAATTTTTTCATATCCTATCCTTCTTACATTTTTGATTTAAATTTCAGTTAAAAAACTATTTTATGAAAACAGCGGGAAAATTGTAACACACATTCTCCTCATTTTGAGTTTCCCGTCAGTGTAATCTCGACCAAATCGCCATCACGGATGGATAGATTATCCAGCTGACAGAAATGCTCCTTACCGTCCTCTCCTCTATGTAGCTATTACCCCTATTGGAACAAAACCACTTTTATATTTACTTTTCCTATCTGACGAATTTCCATTTCTGCAAACAATTCTCCGACCGTCTCCATCAGGACAGAAAACTTGTTGCAGCCACTTTCCTGAAAGGACTAGGAAAACTCAAATGCATTATGGGATTTTTGAATACCTCAATAATGGCGGCGGCGGAAATAAAACATCCCCTCGCTGTCGATTTCCAGCACATAGCGTCCGTTCTGCACGGCGGCATATCCGCTTTTCCCCGTCTGGTAAGGTTGCAATGCGGCATGCGAGACCAGGTAATCCGTCAGCTTCCCGCCGTCTTGCGCGACATTGTCCACCAGTTTGGCAAACAAGGTATGACACACGCCGTTTGCCGCCCAACCTGCCGGACCGCCCTTATCGTCGGTTTCCATGCATTTGCCGCTGATGACTTCCAAGTCGTTGGGATGCTTGCCGATCAGTTGCAACACATTCTGTTCCGACAAGCCCTCGATCGGATAAGTCAGCTGTTTTTTGCCTTCAGCCGTTTTTCCTTCTTGCACCCCGCCCAGAGCCAAGCCAGCAATCGCCGTATTGTCGATATATTTGACTTTGAAAACCGGTTTCGGCGCACCCTGCACTGCATTTTGCGGCTGTTCCGCCGTATTTTCGGATTTACCGCAGGCTGCAAGCAGCAGGCAGCCGCTTAACACGACAAAAGATGTTTTAAGCATTCCACACTCCTGATGGTTTCAAAATTCCGTCTGAAACACGGACAATAGATGTTCAGACGGCATGGGTTTATTTCAAAGGACGGATACCGACCGCATCACGTACCTTATTCAAAAGTTCGCGCGCTTCTTTGCGCGCTTTGGCCGCGCCTGCCTGCAGGATGTCTTCGATTTGCGAAGGATTGGCGGTCAGCTCGTTGTAGCGTTCGCGCGGTTCTGCCAGCTCGGCGTTGATTTTGGCAGCCAAGAGTTTTTTGGCTTCACCCCATGCCAGGCCTTCGGCCAGCATTTGTGTGAACGCTGCTGTTTCAGACGGCATGGAGAAGGCCTTGTAGATTTCAAACAAAGGGCTTTCGTCAGGCTGTTTCGGCTCGCCGGGCTCTTTCATGTTGGTGATGATTTTGTTGACCGATTTTTGGGTTTTCTTGTCGTTTTCCCAAAGCGGAATGGTGTTGCCGTAGGATTTGGACATTTTGCGTCCGTCCAAACCGACCAAGAGTTCGACGTTTTCATCGATTTTCACTTCTGGCAGGGTGAAGAGTTCTTGGAAACGGTGGTTGAAGCGGCCGGCAATGTCGCGCGCCATTTCGACATGTTGGATTTGGTCGCGTCCGACGGGGACTTCGTTGGCGTTGAACATGAGGATGTCGGCAGTCATCAGAATCGGATAACTGAACAAACCCATTTCCACACCGAAATCAGGATCTTCCTGATGGTTTTCTACATTTGCCTGTACAGCGGCTTTGTAGGCATGGGCACGGTTCATCAAACCTTTGGCGGTAATGCAGGTTAGAATCCAGTTCAATTCCATCACTTCGGGAATGTCGCTTTGGCGGTAAAAGGTGGTGCGCTCGGGGTCGAGTCCGCAGGCAAGCCAAGTGGCGGCAACGGCTTGGGTGGATTGGTGAATCATCTCCGGTTCGTGGCATTTGATGATACCGTGGTAATCGGCGAGGAAGAGGAAGGATTCGGTATCGGGGTTTTGCGCCGCGCGGACGGCGGGGCGGATAGCACCGACGTAGTTGCCCAAATGCGGGATGCCGGTGGTGGTTACGCCGGTCAGAACTCTTTTTTTGCTCATAAAATGTCCTTACGGCATCAATGCCGTCTAAAAGGGAAAAGAATGTGCCGATTATACCTGATTTGCCACATACATCCAGCCGACAACAGACTTTTCCATATTAAGAAGATATAGTTATACACATTATTATACATTTTTATATACTTTAAATTCAGTACTATATCGAATTAAATATAGAAAAACAGAAAACAGCACTTGAGTTATCCACAGTCATGCACATATAGGTTTCAACAATGGACGTTTCCAAAAGGAAAAGAAAATGCGATTCGACAAATTAACCGCCAAATTCCAACAAGCCCTTGCAGAAGCTCAGAGTTTGGCGTTGGCTGCGGACAGCAGCTATCTGGAAGCGGGCTTTGTACTGAAAGCCCTGCTTGACGACCAAAACAGCGGAGCCGCCGCGCTCTTGGCTCATGCGGGCGTGAACGTGCCGCAGGTGAAGCAGCGTTTGCAGCAGCATTTAAACAGCCTGCCGAAAGTGTCCGGCCAGGGCGGCGACATTATGCCCAGCCGTGAATTGCAGGCGGTGTTGAACCTAATGGACAAAGCTGCAACCAAACGCGGCGATGCCTATATCGCCAGCGAACTTTTCCTGCTTGCCTTGGTGCAGCAGAACGATGCGACCGGCAAAATCCTGAAAGAAGCCGGCGCGACCGAACAAAACATTAATGCCGCGATTGACGCGGTACGAGGAGGACAAAACGTGAACGATGCCAATGCCGAAGACCAACGCGATGCTCTGAAAAAATACACGCTCGACCTGACCCAGCGCGCCCGCGACGGCAAACTCGACCCCGTTATCGGCCGCGACGACGAAATCCGCCGCGCCATTCAGGTGTTGCAACGCCGCACCAAAAACAACCCTGTGCTGATTGGTGAGCCGGGCGTGGGTAAAACCGCTATCGTCGAAGGCTTAGCACAGCGCATCGTCAACGGCGAAGTGCCTGAATCCCTGCGTAACAAACGCCTTTTGGTTCTGGACTTGGCGGCTT
This genomic window contains:
- a CDS encoding lytic transglycosylase domain-containing protein — protein: MNKTTDNLSVNTYRRRLLCAAGALLLSPLAQAGAQREETLADDVASVMRSSVGSINPPRLVFDNPKEGERWLSAMSARLARFVPDEEERRRLLVNIQYESSRAGLDTQIVLGLIEVESAFRQYAISGVGARGLMQVMPFWKNYIGKPAHNLFDIRTNLRYGCTILRHYQNLEKGNIVRALARFNGSLGSNKYPNAVLGAWRNRWQWH
- a CDS encoding Ppx/GppA phosphatase family protein; its protein translation is MTTTPANILASVDLGSNSFRLQVCENNNGQLKVIDSFKQMVRFAAGLDEQKNLSASSQEQALDCLAKFGERLRGFRPEQVRAVATNTFRVAKNIADFLPKAEAALGFPIEIIAGREEARLIYTGVVHTLPPEGGKMLVIDIGGGSTEFIIGSTLRPDITESLPLGCVTYSLRFFQNKITAKDFQSAISAARNEIQRISKNMKREGWDFAVGTSGSAKSIRDVLSAELPQEADITYKGMCALAERIVEAGSVKKAKFENLKPERIEVFAGGLAVMMAAFEELELDKMTVTEAALRDGVFYDLIGRALNEDMREQTVSEFQHRYHVSLNQAKRVADTAQTFMDSLCHVKNVTVQELALWKQYLGRAARLHEIGLDIAHTGYHKHSAYILENADMPGFSRKEQTILAQLVIGHRGDMKKMGGIIGTNEMLWYAVLSLRLAALFCRSRQDLSFPKNMQLRTDTESHGFILRIDSEWLERHPLIADALEYESVQWQKVNMPFKVEAV
- a CDS encoding Ag473 family lipoprotein, producing MKKLLIAAMMAAALAACSQEAKEETKEAAQAVQSDVKDTAASVAESAASATQEAKDKIKDAAADAKESADQAVTETKEAVTEAAKDTLNKAADATQEAADKMKDAAK
- the trpS gene encoding tryptophan--tRNA ligase, whose protein sequence is MSKKRVLTGVTTTGIPHLGNYVGAIRPAVRAAQNPDTESFLFLADYHGIIKCHEPEMIHQSTQAVAATWLACGLDPERTTFYRQSDIPEVMELNWILTCITAKGLMNRAHAYKAAVQANVENHQEDPDFGVEMGLFSYPILMTADILMFNANEVPVGRDQIQHVEMARDIAGRFNHRFQELFTLPEVKIDENVELLVGLDGRKMSKSYGNTIPLWENDKKTQKSVNKIITNMKEPGEPKQPDESPLFEIYKAFSMPSETAAFTQMLAEGLAWGEAKKLLAAKINAELAEPRERYNELTANPSQIEDILQAGAAKARKEARELLNKVRDAVGIRPLK